A genomic window from Streptomyces mirabilis includes:
- a CDS encoding phytanoyl-CoA dioxygenase family protein, which yields MTVTDMGGPRWSDFEENGFVVMRGLFTVAEIDELCAEFAALHAAGPVPGHFEPRATGAAGTGGPEDPLAAHPRVMHPHRINELSLRRLLDPRLRRILETLLGEEVLAAQSMFYFKPPGARGQALHQDNFYLRVEPGTCVAAWIACDTIDRENGGLEVVPGTHRMDLFCPKEADAELSFVREYVPPPAGLAVVPVDMAPGDVLFFNGSLVHGSGPNRSADRFRRSFIGHYVGRSTHHIGRHYPTLTMGGEPVALPESEGAGPCGTEFAPAAPH from the coding sequence ATGACAGTCACGGACATGGGCGGGCCGCGGTGGTCGGACTTCGAGGAGAACGGGTTCGTGGTGATGCGCGGGCTGTTCACCGTCGCCGAGATCGACGAGCTGTGCGCGGAGTTCGCGGCCCTGCACGCCGCCGGGCCGGTCCCGGGGCACTTCGAACCCCGGGCCACCGGGGCCGCCGGGACCGGCGGTCCGGAGGATCCGCTGGCCGCCCATCCACGGGTCATGCATCCGCACCGCATCAACGAGCTGTCCCTGCGTCGCCTCCTCGATCCCCGGTTGCGGCGGATCCTGGAGACCCTGCTCGGCGAGGAGGTCCTGGCGGCTCAGAGCATGTTCTACTTCAAGCCGCCCGGGGCCCGGGGGCAGGCGCTGCACCAGGACAACTTCTATCTGCGGGTCGAGCCGGGCACCTGCGTGGCAGCCTGGATCGCCTGCGACACGATCGACCGGGAGAACGGCGGCCTGGAAGTGGTGCCGGGCACGCACCGCATGGACCTGTTCTGCCCGAAGGAGGCGGACGCGGAACTGTCGTTCGTACGGGAGTACGTCCCGCCGCCGGCCGGTCTGGCCGTCGTGCCCGTCGACATGGCACCGGGCGACGTGCTGTTCTTCAACGGCAGTCTGGTGCACGGCTCCGGGCCCAACCGCAGCGCCGACCGCTTCCGCCGCTCCTTCATCGGCCATTACGTCGGCCGCTCCACCCATCACATCGGCCGCCACTACCCCACGCTGACGATGGGCGGGGAGCCCGTCGCCCTGCCCGAGAGCGAGGGCGCGGGGCCGTGCGGCACGGAGTTCGCCCCGGCGGCACCGCACTGA
- a CDS encoding helix-turn-helix domain-containing protein, with product MPVRAEELPEPAAPSPPPGLVTVGRFDQGPGYRVNRPRGSDSWLFTWTTGGGGRLRQGAARTVAGAGDLVVLGPGVPQRYAVEPGAGHWAFWWAHCQARPSWTGWLRPHALDDGLYAVGPAPARERIEAAFRRMLADARWTGDGPPPEAAEPAPGEVAVAHGTAARELALCSLEEVVLLAAARVERRRPDLDARVRHAEAVIAADPGAHHTVRSLAGAVALSPSRFAHLFTEQLGRSPMRALREARLLHAARLLEATELPVERVAAASGFTSAFHFSRVFRQRYGTPPGAYRKGTARSAGDAGDPENAGDPENAGEAAGSS from the coding sequence ATGCCCGTGCGTGCTGAGGAGTTGCCCGAGCCTGCTGCCCCGTCCCCGCCGCCGGGCCTGGTGACCGTCGGTCGTTTCGACCAGGGACCGGGATACCGCGTCAACCGGCCTCGGGGCAGCGACAGTTGGCTGTTCACCTGGACGACGGGCGGAGGGGGACGGCTCCGGCAGGGAGCGGCCCGGACGGTGGCCGGCGCCGGAGATCTGGTGGTTCTGGGGCCCGGCGTGCCGCAGCGCTACGCCGTCGAACCCGGCGCCGGACACTGGGCGTTCTGGTGGGCGCACTGCCAGGCCCGCCCGTCCTGGACCGGATGGCTGCGGCCCCACGCACTCGACGACGGCCTGTACGCCGTCGGACCCGCGCCCGCCCGGGAACGCATCGAAGCGGCGTTCCGCCGGATGCTCGCCGACGCCCGCTGGACGGGAGACGGGCCGCCGCCCGAGGCCGCGGAGCCCGCCCCTGGCGAGGTCGCGGTCGCGCACGGCACCGCCGCCCGGGAGCTGGCCCTGTGCTCCCTGGAGGAGGTCGTGCTGCTCGCCGCAGCCCGCGTGGAGCGCCGCCGCCCCGATCTCGACGCCCGCGTCCGTCACGCGGAGGCGGTGATCGCCGCGGACCCGGGCGCGCACCACACCGTCCGCTCGCTGGCCGGGGCGGTCGCGCTCTCACCGTCCCGGTTCGCCCACCTGTTCACCGAGCAACTCGGCCGCTCCCCGATGCGGGCGCTGCGCGAGGCCCGGCTGCTGCACGCGGCCCGGCTCCTGGAAGCCACCGAGCTCCCGGTGGAACGGGTGGCCGCGGCCTCCGGATTCACCAGCGCGTTCCACTTCAGCCGGGTCTTCCGGCAGCGCTACGGGACTCCACCGGGCGCCTACCGGAAGGGCACCGCTAGGAGTGCGGGGGATGCGGGGGATCCGGAGAATGCGGGGGATCCGGAGAATGCGGGGGAGGCGGCGGGATCGTCGTGA
- a CDS encoding universal stress protein, protein MRVVVWLVEGTWPACVDAVRTHAPQATEVVLLHVSEPGVPGLAHGAFAGLLGRGHAERDPGNRLEDLGARSAARLLDAAAERLGRPCTRQERPGRTEREVVAAAEGADLLVVARDGDRARLGPHSLGRAGRFVVDHAPCPVLLIWPEATPAVTTIPPPPPHSPDPPHSPDPPHPPHS, encoded by the coding sequence ATGCGGGTCGTCGTCTGGCTCGTCGAGGGGACCTGGCCGGCCTGCGTGGACGCCGTGCGCACGCACGCGCCGCAGGCGACCGAGGTCGTGCTGCTCCACGTCAGCGAACCCGGGGTGCCCGGACTGGCGCACGGCGCCTTCGCCGGGCTGCTCGGCCGGGGGCACGCCGAGCGCGATCCCGGGAACCGGCTGGAGGATCTCGGCGCCCGGTCGGCGGCGCGGCTGCTCGACGCGGCGGCCGAGCGCCTCGGCCGCCCCTGCACCCGCCAGGAACGCCCCGGGCGCACGGAGCGTGAGGTGGTCGCCGCGGCCGAGGGCGCCGATCTGCTCGTGGTGGCCCGGGACGGCGACCGGGCCCGGCTCGGACCGCACAGCCTGGGCCGGGCCGGGCGGTTCGTCGTCGATCACGCGCCGTGCCCGGTGCTGCTGATCTGGCCCGAGGCCACGCCCGCCGTCACGACGATCCCGCCGCCTCCCCCGCATTCTCCGGATCCCCCGCATTCTCCGGATCCCCCGCATCCCCCGCACTCCTAG
- a CDS encoding arsenic transporter: protein MNTPLAESLSVVLLVAVLVCAVVRPFGWPEAVVAAPAALLVIAIGAISWDHAGAEAGHLGPVIGFLAAVLVLAKFCDDEGLFHACGAWMARWAAGRPGRLLTAVFALASAITAVLSLDATIVLLTPVVFATAARMGARPKPHVYACTHLSNTASLLLPVSNLTNLLAFSASGLSFTRFAALMVLPWLVAIGAEYVVFRRFFAGDLAAAVPEPTTGEPPELPLFALVTVGCTLAGFVVASALGVDPAWSAAAGALVLASRALLRGRATPLTVLRAAAPAFLVFVLALGIVVRAVVDNGLSDALGQLLPDGSGLPALFGIAALAAVLANLINNLPAVLVLLPLAATSGSGAVLAVLLGVNIGPNLTYAGSLATLLWRRIVQEHDHGVDLREFTRLGLIAVPAALVPAVLALWFSLHVIGG from the coding sequence CTGAACACCCCGCTCGCCGAATCCCTGTCCGTCGTCCTGCTCGTCGCCGTCCTCGTCTGCGCGGTGGTCCGTCCCTTCGGCTGGCCCGAGGCGGTCGTCGCGGCCCCGGCCGCCCTGCTGGTGATCGCCATCGGCGCGATCTCCTGGGACCACGCGGGCGCGGAGGCGGGTCACCTCGGGCCGGTGATCGGCTTCCTGGCGGCGGTCCTGGTACTCGCCAAGTTCTGTGACGACGAGGGGCTCTTCCATGCCTGCGGCGCGTGGATGGCCCGCTGGGCGGCGGGGCGGCCGGGGCGCCTGCTGACCGCGGTCTTCGCGCTCGCCTCGGCGATCACCGCGGTGCTCAGCCTGGACGCCACCATCGTGCTGCTCACCCCGGTCGTGTTCGCCACCGCCGCCCGGATGGGCGCCCGCCCGAAGCCGCACGTGTACGCCTGCACCCATCTGTCGAACACGGCCTCGCTGCTGCTGCCGGTCTCCAACCTCACCAATCTGCTCGCCTTCAGCGCGAGCGGTCTCAGCTTCACCCGGTTCGCGGCGCTGATGGTGCTGCCGTGGCTGGTGGCCATCGGGGCCGAGTACGTGGTCTTCCGGCGCTTCTTCGCCGGTGACCTGGCAGCGGCCGTGCCCGAGCCGACGACCGGGGAGCCGCCGGAGCTGCCCCTGTTCGCGCTGGTCACCGTGGGCTGCACTCTGGCGGGGTTCGTCGTCGCCTCCGCGCTGGGCGTGGACCCCGCCTGGTCCGCCGCGGCGGGGGCGCTGGTGCTCGCCTCCCGGGCCCTGCTGCGTGGGCGCGCCACCCCGCTCACCGTGCTGAGGGCCGCCGCTCCGGCCTTCCTCGTGTTCGTCCTCGCGCTGGGCATCGTCGTCCGGGCTGTGGTCGACAACGGACTCTCCGACGCCCTCGGGCAACTCCTCCCGGACGGCAGCGGACTGCCCGCGCTGTTCGGAATCGCGGCGCTCGCCGCCGTACTGGCCAATCTCATCAACAACCTGCCCGCGGTCCTGGTGCTGCTGCCGCTGGCCGCCACGTCCGGCTCCGGCGCGGTGCTCGCCGTGCTCCTGGGGGTCAACATCGGCCCCAACCTCACCTACGCCGGATCCCTGGCCACCCTGTTGTGGCGGCGTATCGTGCAGGAGCACGACCACGGCGTCGATCTGCGGGAGTTCACCCGGCTGGGTCTGATCGCCGTGCCGGCGGCGCTGGTTCCCGCCGTACTGGCACTGTGGTTCTCGCTCCACGTCATCGGGGGCTGA
- a CDS encoding SpoIIE family protein phosphatase: protein MSPVHPLDEAATARAVIDGNGTLLRWSEGARRLLGHAPEEVEGRPAADLLATDTPVPAEPTGNRWNGSVDLRHRDGHTVSVWLLAHRRKPQDGGPATWLVVTPLEARGPRSPDDPLTTAVLAQSPCPMAVYDDRLRLFGVNDAMADVIGLPESRIQGLRFSEIGGKEESEALEAQLHEVLVTGTSRDVETFMQTGGEYHAHAWLARMAPLTDAEGQVRGVCLAAHDFTEQYNARERLQLVNEASMRIGTTLDVTRTAQELADVCVPALGDFVSVDLLDPPEHGGEPHPEPPTLPIRLRRTAHQSVNPGCPEAVVKPGHVDVYPVHSPQAASLTASRTIVAPDDTATLAEWLSWDEVRGARIAEYGLHTSMSVPIKARGQTLGVAVLTRFRRSDPFTPDDILLAEEVTARAGVCIDNARRFSRERETALALQRSLLPQSLPRTAAVEAASRYLPAARAGVGGDWFDVIPLSGMRVAMVVGDVVGHGIAASATMGRLRTAVRTLADIDLAPDELLTHLDDLVVRLSTEAGAEGTTGEVGATCLYAVYDPVSRRCALARAGHPPPVMLPPGGPPRQIELPAGPPLGLGGLPFESVELALPEGTVLALFTDGLIENRERDVGANHELLCHALAESADSLEGACHDILRTLLPVGGAQDDVALLLARTHGLAPAQVSTWDIPADPALVAPIRKQVVEQLDAWELSAAAFTAELVVSELVTNAIRYGEPPIRLRLIHDAETLICEVSDSSHTAPHLRRAKTYDEGGRGLLLVAQLTQRWGSRHTADGKTIWAELTLLGEF from the coding sequence ATGAGCCCGGTCCACCCGCTCGACGAGGCTGCCACGGCACGGGCGGTCATCGACGGGAACGGCACCCTGCTCCGATGGAGCGAAGGGGCCCGCCGTCTACTGGGTCATGCCCCGGAGGAGGTCGAGGGGCGCCCCGCCGCCGATCTGCTGGCCACGGACACGCCCGTACCGGCCGAACCGACCGGCAACCGCTGGAACGGCAGCGTCGATCTGCGCCACCGCGACGGGCACACCGTCTCCGTGTGGCTGCTCGCCCATCGCAGGAAGCCGCAGGACGGCGGCCCGGCCACCTGGCTGGTGGTCACCCCGCTGGAGGCCCGCGGCCCGCGCTCACCGGACGACCCGCTGACGACGGCGGTGCTGGCGCAGTCCCCGTGCCCGATGGCGGTCTACGACGACCGACTGCGCCTCTTCGGGGTGAACGACGCGATGGCCGACGTGATCGGCCTCCCCGAGTCCCGCATCCAGGGCCTGAGGTTCTCCGAGATCGGCGGCAAGGAGGAGAGCGAAGCCCTCGAGGCACAGCTGCACGAGGTCCTCGTCACCGGAACCAGTCGTGACGTGGAGACGTTCATGCAGACCGGCGGCGAGTACCACGCGCACGCCTGGCTCGCCCGGATGGCCCCGCTCACCGACGCCGAAGGCCAGGTACGGGGAGTGTGCCTGGCCGCGCACGACTTCACCGAGCAGTACAACGCCCGGGAGCGGCTGCAGCTCGTCAACGAGGCCAGCATGCGCATCGGCACCACCCTGGACGTCACCCGAACGGCCCAGGAGCTGGCCGACGTCTGTGTGCCCGCGCTCGGCGACTTCGTCAGCGTCGACCTGCTGGACCCGCCGGAGCACGGGGGCGAACCCCACCCGGAGCCGCCGACCTTGCCGATCAGGCTGCGCCGCACCGCCCACCAGTCGGTGAACCCGGGCTGCCCGGAGGCGGTCGTCAAACCCGGCCACGTCGATGTCTACCCCGTCCACTCACCGCAGGCGGCCTCCCTCACGGCCTCCCGGACCATCGTCGCCCCCGACGACACCGCCACACTGGCGGAGTGGCTCTCCTGGGACGAGGTACGCGGCGCCCGCATCGCCGAGTACGGCCTGCACACCAGCATGTCGGTGCCGATCAAGGCGCGGGGCCAGACCCTCGGAGTGGCCGTCCTCACCCGGTTCCGGCGCTCCGATCCGTTCACCCCCGACGACATACTGCTGGCCGAGGAGGTGACGGCCCGGGCGGGCGTCTGCATCGACAACGCCCGGCGCTTCTCCCGGGAACGGGAGACCGCCCTCGCCCTCCAGCGCAGTCTGCTCCCCCAGTCACTGCCCCGGACGGCCGCCGTGGAGGCGGCCTCCCGCTATCTGCCCGCCGCACGGGCCGGAGTGGGCGGCGACTGGTTCGACGTGATCCCGCTGTCCGGGATGCGGGTCGCCATGGTCGTCGGAGACGTCGTCGGCCACGGCATCGCGGCCTCCGCCACCATGGGCCGGCTGCGCACCGCCGTCCGTACGCTCGCCGACATCGACCTCGCCCCCGACGAACTGCTCACCCACCTCGACGACCTCGTCGTACGGCTCTCCACGGAGGCCGGCGCCGAGGGCACCACCGGCGAGGTCGGCGCGACCTGCCTGTACGCGGTCTACGACCCGGTCTCACGGCGCTGCGCGCTCGCCCGCGCCGGACATCCCCCGCCGGTCATGCTCCCGCCCGGCGGCCCGCCCCGGCAGATCGAGCTGCCGGCCGGTCCGCCGCTGGGACTGGGCGGACTGCCCTTCGAGTCCGTCGAACTCGCTCTTCCCGAGGGCACGGTGCTCGCGCTGTTCACCGACGGCCTGATCGAGAACCGCGAGCGGGACGTCGGGGCCAACCACGAGCTGCTGTGCCATGCCCTGGCGGAGTCCGCGGACTCTCTGGAAGGTGCCTGCCACGACATTCTGCGGACCCTGCTTCCGGTGGGCGGCGCCCAGGACGACGTGGCGCTGCTGCTCGCCCGGACCCACGGGCTCGCGCCCGCCCAGGTGTCGACCTGGGACATTCCCGCCGACCCCGCCCTGGTCGCGCCGATCCGCAAGCAGGTCGTCGAGCAGCTCGACGCCTGGGAGCTGAGCGCTGCGGCGTTCACTGCCGAGCTCGTGGTGAGCGAACTGGTCACCAACGCGATCCGCTACGGCGAGCCGCCCATCCGGCTGCGGCTCATCCACGACGCCGAGACGCTGATCTGCGAGGTCTCCGACAGCAGCCACACCGCGCCGCATCTGCGCCGGGCCAAGACCTATGACGAGGGCGGGCGCGGGCTGCTGCTGGTCGCCCAGCTCACCCAGCGCTGGGGCAGCCGCCACACGGCCGACGGCAAGACGATCTGGGCGGAGCTGACGCTCCTCGGGGAGTTCTGA
- a CDS encoding glycoside hydrolase family 2 TIM barrel-domain containing protein has translation MSVTRRSVLIAGTAAPAAGSLLGAADAWADSPGRAAGRRLVELRDGWRFALVDPGGITDPTGAYEGAARPGYDDSAWREVSVPHDWSIEQTPTTEHGTTSGTGFFPGGLGWYRTTFTLPTALAGRRISVEFDGVYMDSHVYCNGEEVGRHPYGYTGFALDLTGLLHTDGITENVIAVKVQNQLPSSRWYSGSGIYREARLVVTEPVHVQRWGTYVTTPDITAERAVVRVRTTVVNESGAAAEIQVISRIVDPDGRTAARTSTRVAVADRADETHELTVAKPRLWDFATPDHRYTLETELRVGDARVDTCRTPFGIRTFRFDPDEGFHLNGVHAKIKGVDLHHDQGALGAAISVDAVRRQMAIMKSMGVNAFRTSHNPPSPQMIQVCEELGIVMMVEAFDCWRTGKTRYDYGRFFDEWCEQDATEMVLAARNSPAVVLWSIGNEIPDSTSTPGLAMADRIIAAIKAADDTRPLVIGSDKYRRVPTKGSAADLMLAKLDGLGLNYNTAQSVDALHAAYPHLFLFESESSSETSTRSTYQEPQHLNTGENHTPGRRAVSSYDNNLASWTMSGEYGHKKDRDRKWFAGEFLWSGIDYIGEPTPYDVFPVKASFFGAVDTAGFPKDMYHLFRSQWVSEPMVHLVPMTWNHEAGDTVEVWAYANVDTVELFLNGKSLGTRRFDTKTTTDGRTYLETTEATGDDKTFTSGPYPGSYTSPNGSAGKLHLTWEVPYAPGELKAVGRRDGRTVATDVLRTAGAPHAIRLTPDRTSLAADGRSLLFVTAEVVDARGVVVPDAEHLIAFDIDGGSLAGLDNGREESAERYQASTRTAFHGKALAIVRSGTRPGSLKVTARSEGVRGATLTVRTTSARAKATTPPAVFRPDPGPGAPNDPLAEASYSGRPDTPPAAMLDGDAATGWSNAFYKSATALLPAFSGARPEDWVSVTWARPRAVDRVEVSFTVDATHTLPASVEVAVWDGKRYVPVKGTAVDWATASDTPTVITFDGVRGSRLRLLMASGHPGAVEGGLRISRLEVPVV, from the coding sequence ATGTCGGTCACTCGAAGATCGGTATTGATCGCAGGAACCGCCGCACCCGCGGCCGGATCGCTCCTGGGCGCCGCCGACGCCTGGGCCGACTCGCCGGGGCGTGCCGCGGGCCGCCGCCTGGTCGAGCTGCGCGACGGCTGGCGCTTCGCGCTGGTCGACCCGGGTGGGATCACCGACCCCACCGGCGCGTACGAGGGTGCCGCGCGGCCCGGCTACGACGACTCGGCGTGGCGGGAAGTCTCCGTTCCGCACGACTGGAGCATCGAACAGACCCCCACCACGGAACACGGCACCACCAGTGGCACCGGCTTCTTCCCGGGCGGCCTCGGCTGGTACCGCACCACCTTCACGCTGCCGACCGCCCTCGCCGGCCGCCGGATCTCCGTGGAGTTCGACGGCGTCTACATGGATTCGCACGTCTACTGCAACGGCGAGGAGGTCGGCCGCCACCCCTACGGGTACACGGGGTTCGCCCTCGACCTCACCGGTCTGCTGCACACGGACGGCATCACCGAGAACGTCATCGCGGTGAAGGTCCAGAACCAACTGCCCAGCAGCCGCTGGTACTCGGGCAGTGGCATCTACCGCGAGGCCCGGCTCGTGGTCACCGAACCCGTGCACGTCCAGCGCTGGGGCACGTATGTCACCACGCCGGACATCACGGCGGAACGGGCGGTCGTACGGGTGCGGACGACCGTCGTCAACGAGTCCGGTGCCGCCGCCGAGATCCAGGTGATCTCGCGGATCGTCGACCCCGACGGCCGTACGGCGGCCCGTACGTCCACCAGGGTCGCGGTTGCCGACCGCGCGGACGAGACTCATGAACTCACCGTCGCCAAGCCCCGGTTGTGGGACTTCGCGACCCCGGATCACCGCTACACCCTGGAGACCGAACTGCGGGTCGGCGACGCGAGGGTCGACACCTGCCGCACTCCCTTCGGCATCCGCACCTTCCGCTTCGACCCGGACGAGGGCTTCCACCTCAACGGCGTCCACGCCAAGATCAAGGGCGTCGACCTGCATCACGACCAGGGCGCGCTGGGCGCCGCGATCAGCGTGGACGCCGTACGCCGGCAGATGGCGATCATGAAGTCGATGGGCGTCAACGCCTTCCGCACCTCGCACAACCCGCCCTCGCCGCAGATGATCCAGGTCTGCGAGGAACTGGGCATCGTGATGATGGTGGAGGCGTTCGACTGCTGGCGGACCGGCAAGACGAGATACGACTACGGCCGGTTCTTCGACGAGTGGTGCGAGCAGGACGCCACCGAGATGGTCCTCGCGGCCCGCAACTCGCCCGCCGTGGTGCTGTGGTCCATCGGCAACGAGATCCCCGACTCCACCTCCACCCCGGGCCTCGCGATGGCGGACCGGATCATCGCCGCGATCAAGGCGGCGGACGACACCAGGCCGCTGGTCATCGGCTCGGACAAATACCGCCGCGTGCCCACGAAGGGCTCCGCTGCCGACCTCATGCTCGCCAAGCTGGACGGGCTCGGTCTGAACTACAACACCGCCCAGTCGGTGGACGCCCTGCACGCCGCCTATCCGCACCTCTTCCTCTTCGAGTCGGAGTCGTCGTCCGAGACCTCGACCCGCTCCACCTATCAGGAGCCGCAGCACCTCAACACCGGCGAGAACCACACCCCGGGCCGGCGCGCGGTCTCCTCGTACGACAACAACCTCGCGTCCTGGACGATGAGCGGCGAGTACGGGCACAAGAAGGACCGGGACCGCAAGTGGTTCGCGGGGGAGTTTTTGTGGTCGGGCATCGACTACATCGGGGAGCCCACGCCGTACGACGTGTTCCCGGTGAAGGCGTCCTTCTTCGGCGCGGTCGACACCGCGGGCTTCCCCAAGGACATGTACCACCTGTTCAGAAGCCAGTGGGTGAGCGAGCCCATGGTCCATCTGGTGCCCATGACCTGGAACCACGAGGCCGGCGACACGGTCGAGGTCTGGGCGTACGCGAACGTCGACACCGTGGAGCTCTTCCTCAACGGGAAGTCCCTCGGCACACGGAGGTTCGACACCAAGACGACCACCGACGGCCGTACCTATCTGGAGACCACCGAGGCGACCGGCGACGACAAGACCTTCACCTCGGGCCCCTACCCGGGCAGTTACACCAGTCCGAACGGCAGCGCGGGCAAGCTCCACCTCACCTGGGAAGTGCCCTACGCGCCGGGTGAGTTGAAGGCGGTGGGCCGCCGCGACGGCCGTACGGTCGCCACGGACGTCCTGCGCACCGCCGGGGCGCCGCACGCGATACGCCTCACACCGGACCGCACGTCGCTCGCCGCCGACGGCCGTTCCCTTCTCTTCGTGACGGCCGAGGTCGTCGACGCCCGTGGTGTGGTCGTGCCCGACGCGGAGCACCTGATCGCCTTCGACATCGACGGCGGCTCGCTCGCCGGGCTCGACAACGGCAGGGAGGAGAGCGCCGAGCGCTATCAGGCGAGCACCCGAACGGCCTTCCACGGCAAGGCACTGGCGATCGTACGATCCGGCACGCGGCCGGGCTCCCTGAAGGTGACGGCACGCTCCGAGGGAGTGCGGGGTGCCACCCTCACCGTACGCACCACCTCGGCACGCGCGAAGGCGACCACCCCGCCCGCGGTCTTCCGGCCGGACCCGGGTCCCGGCGCCCCGAACGACCCGCTCGCGGAAGCCAGTTACTCCGGCCGCCCGGACACCCCGCCCGCCGCCATGCTCGACGGTGACGCGGCCACGGGGTGGTCCAACGCCTTCTACAAGTCGGCGACGGCCCTGCTGCCCGCCTTCAGCGGGGCCCGCCCCGAGGACTGGGTCTCGGTCACCTGGGCCCGCCCCCGCGCGGTCGACCGGGTCGAGGTCTCCTTCACCGTCGACGCGACGCACACCCTGCCTGCGTCGGTCGAGGTCGCGGTGTGGGACGGAAAGCGGTACGTGCCGGTGAAGGGAACGGCCGTCGACTGGGCCACCGCGTCCGACACACCGACCGTGATCACCTTCGACGGGGTGCGCGGCTCACGGCTGCGGCTCCTCATGGCGAGCGGGCACCCCGGCGCCGTCGAGGGCGGGCTGCGGATCAGCCGTCTGGAGGTCCCGGTGGTCTGA
- a CDS encoding cytochrome bc complex cytochrome b subunit: MTATDHRPVKASSGERVADWFDGRLGVYALGRRYLRKVFPDHWSFLLGEICLYSFVVLILTGVYLTLFFHPSMNEVTYHGGYLPLNGIRMSEAYASTLHISFDVRGGLLVRQLHHWAALVFLAAMLTHMMRHFFTGSFRRPREVNWVFGWTLLLLGLFEGLFGYSLPDDLLSGTGLRFVDGAILSVPVVGTYLSFFLFGGEFPGHDIVARFYSLHILLIPGIMAALVVAHLILVVYHKHTQFAGPGKTERNVVGTPFLPVYLAKAGGFFFLVFGVLVLISAVATINPVWSYGPYRADQVSTGAQPDWYLGFAEGLVRVMPGWEISVAGHTLVLGVLIPIVVFPLLLVAIGVYPFIESWVTGDRREHHLLDRPRNRPVRTSIGAAWISLYLILLAGGGNDIVATRFHLSINTVTWAVRISLFVVPVVVFVVTRRICLGLQLRDRELVAHGRATGVVKRLPHGEYVEVHRPLGPAELHTLTEHEHRDRSDHRDLQTADPQPALDGAGVPARHEEPQP; this comes from the coding sequence ATGACCGCCACGGACCACCGGCCCGTGAAGGCGTCCTCCGGCGAACGAGTCGCCGACTGGTTCGACGGCCGGCTCGGTGTGTACGCCCTCGGCAGGCGCTATCTGCGCAAGGTCTTCCCGGACCACTGGTCTTTCCTCCTCGGCGAGATCTGCCTGTACAGCTTCGTCGTGCTGATCCTCACCGGGGTGTACCTGACCCTGTTCTTCCACCCCTCCATGAACGAGGTGACGTACCACGGCGGTTACCTCCCCCTGAACGGCATCCGGATGTCGGAGGCGTACGCCTCGACGCTCCACATCAGCTTCGACGTGCGCGGCGGACTGCTGGTCCGGCAGCTGCACCACTGGGCCGCGCTGGTCTTCCTCGCCGCGATGCTGACGCACATGATGCGGCACTTCTTCACGGGCTCGTTCCGCAGGCCCCGCGAGGTGAACTGGGTGTTCGGCTGGACCCTGCTGCTCCTCGGTCTGTTCGAGGGCCTCTTCGGCTACTCGCTGCCGGACGACCTGCTGTCCGGGACGGGGCTCAGGTTCGTGGACGGGGCGATCCTGTCGGTGCCGGTGGTCGGCACGTACCTGTCGTTCTTCCTGTTCGGCGGGGAGTTCCCCGGCCATGACATCGTGGCCCGCTTCTACTCCCTGCACATCCTGCTGATACCGGGGATCATGGCGGCGCTCGTCGTCGCCCATCTGATCCTCGTCGTGTACCACAAGCACACCCAGTTCGCGGGCCCGGGGAAGACCGAACGCAACGTCGTGGGCACCCCGTTCCTGCCGGTCTACCTGGCGAAGGCGGGCGGCTTCTTCTTCCTTGTGTTCGGTGTCCTCGTGCTGATCTCGGCGGTCGCGACCATCAACCCGGTCTGGTCGTACGGCCCCTACCGCGCCGACCAGGTGTCGACGGGCGCCCAGCCGGACTGGTACCTGGGCTTCGCCGAGGGTCTGGTGCGGGTCATGCCGGGCTGGGAGATCAGCGTGGCCGGGCACACGCTCGTGCTCGGTGTGCTGATCCCCATCGTCGTCTTCCCGCTGCTTCTGGTCGCCATCGGTGTGTACCCGTTCATCGAGTCGTGGGTCACGGGAGACCGGCGCGAGCACCATCTCCTCGACCGGCCGCGCAACCGGCCGGTCCGTACGTCGATCGGAGCGGCCTGGATCAGCCTCTATCTGATCCTGCTCGCGGGTGGCGGCAACGACATCGTGGCGACGCGCTTCCACCTGTCGATCAACACCGTCACCTGGGCGGTACGGATCTCCCTGTTCGTCGTCCCGGTCGTCGTCTTCGTGGTCACCCGGCGCATCTGCCTGGGGTTGCAGTTGCGCGACCGGGAACTGGTGGCGCACGGCCGTGCGACCGGCGTCGTCAAACGCCTGCCGCACGGCGAGTACGTCGAGGTGCACCGCCCGCTCGGCCCGGCCGAACTCCACACGCTGACCGAGCACGAGCACCGGGACCGGTCAGACCACCGGGACCTCCAGACGGCTGATCCGCAGCCCGCCCTCGACGGCGCCGGGGTGCCCGCTCGCCATGAGGAGCCGCAGCCGTGA